A region of Oryctolagus cuniculus chromosome 3, mOryCun1.1, whole genome shotgun sequence DNA encodes the following proteins:
- the C3H2orf76 gene encoding UPF0538 protein C2orf76 homolog isoform X4 gives MAPEEVTITVRLIRSFEHRNFKPIVYHGINLDQTVKEFIVFLKQDVPLRTSLPPPFRNYKYDKLKIIHQAHKSKTNDLVLSLEDDDRLLLEEGSTLRAAGIASETEVAFFCGEDYEKYKANPVSAW, from the exons ATGGCTCCTGAAGAAGTGACCATCACAGTTCGCCTCATTCGTTCATTTGAACACCGCAACTTCAAACCCATAGTGTATCATGGGATTAACTTGGACCAAACCGTAAAGGAATTTATAGTATTCCTAAAGCAAG ATGTCCCTTTAAGGACCAGCCTGCCACCACCATTCAGAAATTATAAATATG ATAAACTAAAGATTATTCATCAAGCACATAAGTCAAAG ACAAATGACCTCGTGCTGAGCTTGGAAGACGATGACAGACTCCTGCTGGAGGAAGGCAGCACTCTGAGAGCAGCTGGCATCG CCAGTGAGACAGAAGTCGCATTCTTCTGCGGAGAAGATTATGAGAAGTACAAAGCTAATCCCGTTTCAGCCTGGTGA
- the C3H2orf76 gene encoding UPF0538 protein C2orf76 homolog isoform X2, with the protein MAPEEVTITVRLIRSFEHRNFKPIVYHGINLDQTVKEFIVFLKQEITTRVCAVMSALLSVTGCLPMLGAPADVPLRTSLPPPFRNYKYDKLKIIHQAHKSKTNDLVLSLEDDDRLLLEEGSTLRAAGIASETEVAFFCGEDYEKYKANPVSAW; encoded by the exons ATGGCTCCTGAAGAAGTGACCATCACAGTTCGCCTCATTCGTTCATTTGAACACCGCAACTTCAAACCCATAGTGTATCATGGGATTAACTTGGACCAAACCGTAAAGGAATTTATAGTATTCCTAAAGCAAG AAATCACCACCAGAGTATGTGCTGTGATGAGTGCACTTCTCTCAGTAACTGGGTGTTTGCCTATGCTTGGAGCACCTGCTG ATGTCCCTTTAAGGACCAGCCTGCCACCACCATTCAGAAATTATAAATATG ATAAACTAAAGATTATTCATCAAGCACATAAGTCAAAG ACAAATGACCTCGTGCTGAGCTTGGAAGACGATGACAGACTCCTGCTGGAGGAAGGCAGCACTCTGAGAGCAGCTGGCATCG CCAGTGAGACAGAAGTCGCATTCTTCTGCGGAGAAGATTATGAGAAGTACAAAGCTAATCCCGTTTCAGCCTGGTGA